A stretch of the Mycobacterium sp. ITM-2016-00317 genome encodes the following:
- a CDS encoding nitroreductase, whose product MATAFPDAATLDSVLDLAAQAPSVRNIQPWLWHVDRHGVQLFADWSRRLGDTDSDRRDVLVSCGAVLHHCAVAFAAAGWSSRVRRFPADGVLATMEVDERTPGPGTVELAEAIGRRRADRRPYRGTLPPGTIELLVIRAERFGVRLAVVPTVRWARAGDSDFAVCYGADQPGHPGDDAVMLVLATDTDDDGTRLRAGEAVSDLTLSAAALGLASCPLTLPLHDTRGRLALACEVFDAEAYPQALIRLGPAGVGGPLPPVERRSVAETTTFDLKTTFDLD is encoded by the coding sequence ATGGCCACGGCGTTCCCCGATGCCGCGACGCTGGACAGTGTCCTGGACCTCGCCGCGCAGGCGCCGTCGGTGCGCAACATCCAGCCGTGGCTCTGGCACGTCGACCGCCACGGTGTGCAGCTGTTCGCGGACTGGAGCCGCCGCCTCGGTGACACCGACTCCGACCGGCGCGATGTGCTCGTCAGCTGCGGCGCGGTGCTGCACCACTGCGCGGTCGCCTTCGCCGCCGCCGGCTGGTCGAGCCGCGTGCGCCGCTTTCCCGCCGACGGGGTGCTGGCGACCATGGAGGTCGACGAGCGGACCCCGGGTCCGGGCACCGTCGAACTGGCCGAGGCCATCGGGCGCCGCCGCGCCGACCGGCGCCCGTACCGCGGCACGCTGCCGCCCGGCACGATCGAACTGCTGGTGATCCGCGCCGAACGCTTCGGTGTGCGCCTGGCCGTGGTGCCGACCGTCCGGTGGGCCAGGGCCGGCGACAGCGACTTCGCGGTCTGCTACGGAGCCGACCAGCCTGGCCATCCGGGGGACGACGCCGTGATGCTGGTGCTGGCCACCGACACCGACGACGACGGGACGCGGTTGCGGGCCGGCGAGGCGGTCAGTGACCTGACGCTGTCGGCGGCCGCGCTCGGGCTGGCCAGCTGCCCGCTGACGTTGCCGCTGCACGACACCCGCGGCCGCCTGGCGCTGGCCTGCGAGGTGTTCGACGCGGAGGCCTACCCGCAGGCGTTGATCCGGCTCGGGCCCGCCGGCGTGGGTGGTCCGCTGCCGCCGGTGGAACGGCGGTCCGTCGCGGAGACGACCACATTCGATCTCAAGACGACGTTCGACCTCGACTGA
- a CDS encoding nitronate monooxygenase — MAGGPTTPAMVVAAARAGALGLLAAGYKTVETVQTEISAVRQESVAFGVNLFAPNPVPIGEDAYRRYAQAVQREADRFDLHLPTAPVDDDDAFGAKVDLLLAAPVPVVSFTFGLPGPDVIRALQKAGTAVVQTVTSVPEAEEASAAGVDMLALQASVAGGHSGTFTPDRLPASVPLADLVAQVTAAVRLPVIGAGGLATAGDVVAVLGSGAAAVAVGTVLLRADESGASAVHRAALTDPRRTETVLTRAFTGRPARGLRNRFIDEFESQAPLGYPAIHHLTSPLRKAAAGAGEADLVHLWAGTGYRHAEEKPTATILSELGAGI; from the coding sequence ATGGCGGGCGGGCCGACGACTCCGGCCATGGTGGTCGCCGCGGCGCGCGCCGGCGCACTCGGGCTGCTGGCGGCCGGTTACAAGACCGTCGAGACGGTGCAGACCGAGATCTCCGCGGTACGGCAGGAGTCGGTCGCGTTCGGGGTCAACCTCTTCGCGCCCAACCCCGTACCGATCGGCGAGGACGCCTACCGCCGGTACGCGCAGGCGGTGCAGCGCGAAGCGGACCGGTTCGATCTGCACCTGCCGACCGCCCCCGTCGACGACGACGACGCGTTCGGCGCCAAGGTCGACCTGCTGCTGGCCGCCCCGGTGCCCGTGGTCAGCTTCACCTTCGGCCTGCCCGGCCCCGATGTGATCCGCGCGCTGCAGAAGGCGGGCACCGCGGTCGTGCAGACGGTCACCTCGGTCCCCGAGGCCGAGGAGGCCTCCGCGGCAGGTGTGGACATGCTCGCGCTGCAGGCCTCGGTCGCCGGCGGGCATTCCGGAACGTTCACCCCCGACCGGTTGCCCGCGTCGGTACCGCTGGCCGACCTCGTCGCCCAGGTGACCGCCGCCGTGCGGTTGCCGGTCATCGGCGCCGGCGGGCTGGCCACCGCCGGCGACGTCGTCGCGGTGCTGGGCTCCGGGGCCGCCGCGGTCGCAGTGGGCACGGTACTGCTGCGCGCCGACGAGAGCGGGGCCTCGGCCGTCCACCGCGCCGCACTGACCGATCCGCGGCGTACCGAAACCGTCCTCACCCGCGCCTTCACCGGGCGGCCGGCACGCGGACTGCGCAACCGGTTCATCGACGAGTTCGAATCGCAGGCCCCGCTCGGCTATCCCGCGATCCACCACCTGACCAGCCCGCTGCGCAAGGCGGCCGCCGGCGCGGGTGAGGCGGACCTCGTGCACCTGTGGGCCGGCACGGGATACCGCCACGCCGAGGAGAAGCCGACCGCGACGATCCTGTCGGAACTCGGCGCCGGAATCTGA